From the genome of Thermoflexus hugenholtzii, one region includes:
- a CDS encoding SDR family NAD(P)-dependent oxidoreductase — MRLHGKVALITGASRGIGRAIARAYAQEGADLALCARDVEALADAAREIQALREGARVLARPCDVTRPDQVAELMAAIAETFGRLDILVNNAAILGPRLPIAEYPLEAWREVLEVNVTGVFLVTRSALPLLRRAGGGSIINLSSGVGRRGRARWGAYAVSKGAIEILTQILAEELAPEGIRVNAVNPGPTRTRMRAQAYPEEDPLSLPTPEEIAPIFVYLASDESRELTGQSLDARSFRWPDR, encoded by the coding sequence ATGCGTCTTCATGGGAAAGTTGCGTTGATCACCGGGGCCAGCCGGGGGATCGGGCGGGCCATCGCCCGGGCTTACGCCCAGGAAGGAGCCGACCTCGCCCTTTGCGCCCGCGACGTCGAGGCCCTCGCCGACGCCGCCCGGGAAATCCAGGCCTTGCGGGAAGGAGCCCGGGTGCTCGCCCGCCCATGCGATGTCACCCGGCCGGACCAGGTGGCGGAGCTGATGGCCGCCATCGCGGAGACCTTCGGCCGGCTGGACATCCTGGTCAACAACGCCGCCATCCTGGGCCCCCGCCTCCCCATCGCCGAATACCCCCTGGAGGCCTGGCGGGAGGTCCTGGAGGTCAACGTCACCGGCGTGTTCCTGGTCACCCGGTCCGCCCTGCCCCTGCTCCGCCGCGCCGGCGGGGGCTCCATCATCAACCTCTCCTCCGGGGTCGGCCGCCGGGGGCGGGCGCGCTGGGGCGCCTACGCCGTCTCCAAAGGCGCCATCGAGATCCTCACCCAGATCCTGGCGGAAGAGCTGGCCCCTGAGGGCATCCGGGTGAACGCGGTGAACCCCGGCCCCACCCGCACCCGGATGCGAGCCCAGGCCTATCCGGAAGAGGACCCCCTCTCCCTCCCCACGCCGGAGGAGATCGCCCCGATCTTCGTTTACCTGGCCTCGGACGAGAGTCGGGAGCTCACCGGCCAAAGCCTGGACGCCCGCTCCTTCCGATGGCCCGATCGATAA
- the acs gene encoding acetate--CoA ligase, whose amino-acid sequence MAVKEVVADIRHLSGEVYYPSPEVLERAYIKNYEEVYSRAMQDLEAFWAERAEELEWFRKWDRVLDDSNKPFYKWFVGGKINICYNAVDRHMKTWRKNKVALYWEAENGERRVLSYYDLYREVNRFANVLKALGVRKGDRVTIYMPRIPELPIAMLACARIGAIHSVVFAGFSVEALHTRIEDSKSRLVITADGGYLNGRIVETKRTVDEAVRRAPSVEHVLVVRRTRHEVPMEPGRDYFYDELARLPFAQGECPVEETDAEDPLYILYTSGTTGAPKGQVHVHGGYAVYIYTTMKWVFDIKDEDIWWCTADPGWVTGHSYIVYAPLMLGATSVMYEGAPTYPYPDRWWSIVEKYGVTVLYTTPTAIRGLMRFGDEWPNRRNLSSLRLLGTVGEPINPEAWRWYYRVIGKGRCPIMDTWWMTETGGFMITPMPCVPLKPGSATLPFPGIRAEVVDENGNPCPPGVEGYLVIQNPWPGMTRTLYGDPDRYVQVYWSKYPGWFFTGDSARRDEDGYFYIIGRVDDVLKVSGYRLGTAEIESALVAHPAVAEAAAIGLPHEVKGEGIHCYVILKAGYTPSEALAEELRQHVAQLIGPIARPEAIHFVDKLPKTRSGKIMRRVLRARALGLPEGDLSTLEE is encoded by the coding sequence ATGGCGGTGAAGGAAGTCGTGGCGGATATCCGTCATCTGAGCGGCGAGGTGTATTATCCCTCCCCCGAGGTCCTCGAGCGCGCCTACATCAAAAACTATGAGGAAGTCTATTCGCGCGCCATGCAGGACCTTGAGGCCTTCTGGGCCGAGCGCGCCGAAGAGCTGGAGTGGTTCCGGAAATGGGACCGGGTCCTCGATGACAGCAACAAGCCCTTCTACAAGTGGTTCGTCGGCGGCAAGATCAACATCTGCTACAACGCCGTGGACCGCCACATGAAGACCTGGCGCAAGAACAAGGTGGCCCTCTACTGGGAGGCGGAGAACGGCGAGCGCCGGGTGCTGAGCTACTACGACCTCTACCGCGAGGTCAACCGCTTCGCCAACGTCCTGAAGGCCCTGGGGGTCCGCAAGGGCGACCGGGTGACCATCTACATGCCCCGCATCCCGGAGCTGCCCATCGCCATGCTGGCCTGCGCCCGCATCGGGGCGATCCACAGCGTGGTCTTCGCTGGCTTCTCCGTGGAGGCCCTTCACACGCGCATCGAAGACTCCAAATCCCGCCTGGTGATCACCGCCGACGGCGGATACCTGAACGGGCGTATCGTGGAGACCAAGCGCACGGTGGACGAGGCGGTCCGGCGCGCCCCCTCCGTGGAGCACGTGCTGGTGGTCCGCCGCACCCGCCACGAGGTGCCCATGGAGCCCGGGCGGGATTACTTTTACGATGAGCTGGCCCGGCTGCCCTTCGCCCAGGGCGAATGCCCGGTGGAGGAAACCGACGCCGAGGACCCCCTCTACATCCTCTACACCTCCGGCACCACCGGCGCCCCCAAGGGCCAGGTCCACGTCCACGGCGGCTACGCGGTTTATATCTACACGACCATGAAGTGGGTCTTCGACATCAAGGATGAGGACATCTGGTGGTGCACGGCGGACCCCGGGTGGGTGACCGGGCACTCCTACATCGTCTACGCGCCGCTGATGCTGGGGGCCACCAGCGTGATGTATGAGGGAGCGCCGACGTATCCTTACCCGGATCGCTGGTGGAGCATCGTGGAGAAATACGGGGTGACTGTGCTGTACACCACCCCCACGGCCATCCGGGGGCTGATGCGCTTTGGGGATGAGTGGCCCAACCGGCGCAACCTCTCCTCCCTGCGCCTGTTGGGGACGGTGGGCGAGCCGATCAACCCGGAGGCCTGGCGCTGGTATTACCGGGTGATCGGGAAGGGACGCTGCCCGATCATGGACACCTGGTGGATGACGGAGACCGGCGGCTTCATGATCACCCCCATGCCATGCGTCCCTCTCAAGCCCGGCTCGGCCACCCTGCCCTTCCCGGGCATCCGGGCCGAGGTGGTGGACGAGAACGGCAACCCCTGCCCGCCCGGCGTGGAGGGCTACCTGGTGATCCAGAACCCATGGCCCGGGATGACCCGCACCCTCTACGGCGACCCCGATCGCTACGTGCAGGTCTATTGGTCCAAGTATCCGGGGTGGTTCTTCACCGGGGACTCGGCCCGACGGGATGAGGATGGCTACTTCTACATCATCGGGCGGGTGGACGATGTGCTGAAGGTGAGCGGTTACCGGCTGGGCACGGCGGAGATCGAGTCGGCCCTGGTGGCCCATCCGGCGGTGGCCGAGGCCGCTGCCATCGGCCTGCCCCACGAGGTGAAGGGCGAGGGGATCCACTGCTATGTCATCCTCAAGGCCGGCTACACCCCCAGCGAGGCCCTGGCCGAGGAGCTGCGCCAGCATGTGGCCCAGCTGATCGGCCCCATCGCCCGGCCCGAGGCCATCCACTTCGTGGACAAGCTCCCCAAGACCCGCTCGGGCAAGATCATGCGGCGGGTGCTGCGAGCCCGCGCCCTGGGCCTCCCTGAAGGCGACCTCTCCACGCTGGAGGAATGA
- a CDS encoding cyclase family protein yields the protein MCGPQVYEAMARAWSRRDFLKMLSGAMAATVLPSPGPTVWPWLSVEIQGAREGDLVSFTLTVRNLTEETISDLYVAGHVPRNADFVAATATPARAWFRGFEAEGGDLQSAVWLAEEIPPRGTLGPFRYQVAPHPAATLVSAHGFVSWRKPAYGEAASAPVGVMVRTAARVFQRKVDLTYVQNPNFPIWPGAPRLQIENVFNHAQHGFYANRWHIYEHHGTHMDAPVHFGKNALTIERLPAEVLVAPAAVIDIRDRARRNPDAQLTPDDIRAWERRYGRLPDGAVVFMWSGWGARVGDEAAYRNMDAQGVMHFPGFHPDTAEFLLKERNIVGIGVDTLSLDYGASTDFKTHYTILPANKWGLENVANLGRIPPAGAMVFVGALRIEGASGGPVRLIAVW from the coding sequence ATGTGCGGTCCACAGGTCTATGAGGCGATGGCGCGGGCCTGGAGCCGTCGGGACTTCCTCAAGATGCTAAGCGGCGCGATGGCCGCCACCGTGCTTCCTTCCCCCGGCCCGACGGTCTGGCCCTGGCTGAGCGTGGAGATCCAGGGCGCGCGCGAAGGCGACCTCGTCTCCTTCACCCTCACCGTCCGCAACCTCACCGAGGAGACCATCTCCGACCTCTACGTCGCCGGCCACGTCCCCCGCAACGCGGATTTCGTCGCCGCCACCGCCACCCCCGCCCGGGCCTGGTTCCGGGGCTTCGAGGCCGAAGGCGGAGACCTCCAGTCGGCCGTCTGGCTGGCCGAGGAGATCCCGCCCAGGGGCACCCTGGGGCCCTTCCGCTATCAGGTGGCGCCGCACCCGGCCGCCACCCTGGTGAGCGCCCACGGGTTCGTCTCCTGGCGAAAGCCCGCTTACGGAGAGGCGGCCTCCGCCCCCGTCGGGGTGATGGTGCGGACCGCTGCCCGCGTCTTCCAGCGAAAAGTGGACCTCACCTACGTGCAGAACCCCAACTTCCCCATCTGGCCCGGGGCGCCGCGCCTCCAGATCGAGAACGTCTTCAACCACGCCCAGCACGGCTTCTACGCCAACCGCTGGCACATCTATGAGCACCACGGCACCCACATGGACGCCCCCGTCCACTTCGGGAAGAACGCCCTGACCATCGAGCGGCTCCCCGCGGAGGTCCTGGTCGCCCCGGCGGCGGTCATCGACATCCGCGACCGCGCCCGGCGCAACCCCGACGCCCAGCTCACCCCCGACGACATCCGGGCCTGGGAGCGGCGCTACGGGCGTCTGCCGGACGGCGCCGTGGTGTTCATGTGGAGCGGATGGGGAGCCCGGGTGGGCGACGAGGCGGCCTACCGCAATATGGACGCCCAGGGCGTGATGCACTTCCCGGGCTTCCATCCGGACACTGCCGAGTTCCTCCTGAAGGAGCGCAACATCGTGGGCATCGGGGTGGACACCCTGAGCCTGGACTACGGGGCGTCCACGGACTTCAAGACCCACTACACCATCCTCCCGGCCAACAAGTGGGGGCTGGAGAACGTTGCCAACCTGGGCCGCATCCCGCCTGCCGGAGCCATGGTCTTCGTCGGCGCCCTGCGCATCGAAGGCGCCTCCGGCGGCCCCGTCCGCTTGATCGCGGTGTGGTAG
- the arcC gene encoding carbamate kinase — protein sequence MQPGLAVVAVGGNSLIKGPDRMTVPDQYEAARETMVHIAEMIAQGWRVVITHGNGPQVGFILRRSELSLHELHPVPLDAADADTQGAIGYMFQKALYNEFRRRGMRQLAVTVVTQVLVDRNDPAFQNPTKPIGSWMDEETARRRAAEQGWVVREDAGRGWRRVVPSPRPRRIIELPAIQALLEDGFVVIAVGGGGIPVVEDETGDLVGVEAVIDKDLASALLAIELRADLFLISTAVEKVALDYGKPTQRWLDRLTASEARRHLAEGQFPPGSMGPKIEAILQYLDHGGKAALITDPPHIPAALRGETGTWFVQDE from the coding sequence CTGCAACCCGGACTGGCTGTCGTGGCCGTCGGCGGCAACTCCCTGATCAAGGGGCCGGACCGCATGACCGTCCCCGATCAGTATGAGGCCGCCCGCGAGACCATGGTGCACATCGCGGAGATGATCGCCCAGGGCTGGCGGGTGGTGATCACCCACGGCAACGGCCCCCAGGTGGGCTTCATCCTGCGGCGCAGCGAGCTCTCCCTCCACGAGCTCCACCCCGTCCCTCTCGACGCCGCGGACGCCGACACCCAGGGGGCCATCGGCTACATGTTCCAGAAGGCCCTTTACAACGAGTTCCGCCGTCGGGGGATGCGCCAGCTGGCGGTGACCGTGGTCACCCAGGTTCTGGTGGACCGGAACGATCCCGCCTTCCAGAACCCCACCAAGCCCATCGGCTCGTGGATGGACGAGGAGACCGCGCGGCGGCGGGCGGCGGAGCAGGGCTGGGTGGTGCGGGAGGACGCCGGCCGGGGGTGGCGGCGGGTGGTCCCCTCGCCCCGCCCCCGGCGCATCATCGAGCTGCCCGCCATCCAGGCACTGCTGGAGGACGGCTTCGTCGTGATCGCCGTGGGCGGCGGCGGCATCCCGGTGGTGGAGGATGAGACGGGCGACCTGGTCGGCGTGGAGGCAGTCATCGACAAGGACCTGGCCAGCGCCCTCCTGGCCATCGAGCTGCGGGCGGACCTCTTCTTGATCTCAACGGCCGTGGAGAAGGTGGCCCTGGATTACGGGAAGCCCACCCAGCGCTGGCTGGACCGGCTGACCGCCTCGGAGGCCCGACGCCACCTGGCCGAGGGCCAGTTCCCCCCGGGCTCCATGGGGCCGAAGATCGAGGCTATCCTCCAGTATCTGGATCACGGGGGGAAAGCCGCCCTGATCACCGATCCACCCCACATCCCCGCCGCCCTCCGGGGGGAGACCGGCACCTGGTTCGTCCAGGATGAGTGA
- a CDS encoding ornithine carbamoyltransferase — protein sequence MQTHLRGRDVISDLDLSVEEVQTVLDVAFDLKMKQAMGIPHRYLEGKTMAMLFFYSSTRTRASFEAGLAQLGGHPAFIESKTTQIAHGDTAKEIGEIYGRYFDAIAIRHVDWGVGNRYITEVARYSRAPVLNMQCDIYHPFQILADLMTLVEKKGRDLRGKKIAVTWAYAASYQKPLSVPQSLILQLTRFGMHVVLAHPPEFKLMPDIVEQARENARRFGGVFEITDNMDEAFRDADAVYPKSWGCWLTTTDPEESARIARKYQDWIADERRMQLARPDAIYMHCLPADRGLEVTDAVIDGPQSVVYDQAENRLHVQKAVMALVMR from the coding sequence ATGCAGACCCATCTGCGCGGCCGTGATGTGATCAGCGACCTGGACCTCTCCGTGGAGGAGGTCCAGACGGTGTTGGACGTGGCCTTCGACCTCAAGATGAAGCAGGCCATGGGGATCCCGCATCGCTACCTGGAAGGGAAGACCATGGCCATGCTCTTTTTCTACAGCAGCACCCGCACCCGCGCCTCCTTCGAGGCGGGCCTGGCCCAGCTCGGGGGGCACCCCGCCTTCATCGAATCCAAGACCACCCAGATCGCCCACGGAGACACCGCCAAGGAGATCGGGGAGATCTACGGGCGCTACTTCGACGCCATCGCCATCCGCCATGTGGACTGGGGGGTGGGTAACCGCTACATCACCGAAGTGGCCCGCTACAGCCGGGCGCCGGTCCTCAACATGCAGTGCGATATCTACCACCCCTTCCAGATCCTGGCGGACCTGATGACCCTGGTGGAGAAGAAGGGACGGGACCTGCGGGGGAAGAAGATCGCCGTCACCTGGGCCTACGCGGCCAGCTACCAGAAGCCCCTCTCGGTCCCCCAGTCCCTGATCCTGCAGCTCACCCGCTTCGGGATGCATGTGGTCCTGGCCCATCCCCCCGAGTTCAAACTGATGCCGGACATCGTGGAGCAGGCGCGGGAGAACGCCCGCCGCTTCGGCGGAGTTTTCGAGATCACCGACAACATGGATGAGGCCTTCCGGGACGCCGACGCGGTCTACCCCAAGAGCTGGGGATGCTGGCTGACCACCACCGACCCGGAGGAGAGCGCCCGCATCGCCCGCAAGTATCAGGACTGGATCGCCGACGAGCGACGGATGCAGCTGGCCCGCCCGGACGCCATCTACATGCACTGCCTGCCCGCCGACCGCGGCCTCGAAGTCACCGACGCCGTGATCGACGGCCCTCAATCCGTGGTCTACGATCAGGCGGAGAACCGCCTGCACGTCCAGAAGGCCGTGATGGCCCTGGTCATGCGCTGA
- a CDS encoding NAD(+)/NADH kinase, with product MSERRFQRIGLVFHPQRPHARGLAEAVAEVLRETGREPVLISSEELRDGALVSGWDLALTFGGDGLLLHVARYAAPAGVPLLGINLGRVGFLTEIEPEEWAEQLQKVWEGRYWIERRLMLTAYQIREGQRRGPYPALNDVVVGRMGLGRVVRIRAEIDGRYFTTYIGDGLIVATPTGSTAYALAAGGPILPPELKNIVLVPIAPHLSLDRAVVLDEGARVSLTVHTEGKAALTVDGMGDYPLEEGDRVEIAAAPFSACFLRLRDRSYFYRLLAARLRRMVADEDAR from the coding sequence GTGTCGGAGAGGCGCTTTCAGCGAATCGGCCTGGTCTTCCATCCGCAACGACCCCACGCCCGCGGCCTGGCGGAGGCAGTGGCCGAGGTCCTGCGAGAAACCGGGCGGGAGCCGGTGCTGATCTCCTCAGAGGAGCTGCGCGACGGGGCCCTGGTATCCGGCTGGGACCTCGCCCTCACCTTCGGAGGGGATGGCCTGCTGCTGCACGTGGCGCGCTACGCCGCCCCTGCGGGCGTGCCCCTGCTGGGGATCAACCTGGGCCGTGTCGGCTTCCTCACCGAAATCGAACCCGAGGAGTGGGCGGAGCAGCTGCAGAAAGTATGGGAAGGGCGCTACTGGATCGAGCGCCGCCTCATGCTCACCGCCTATCAGATCCGCGAGGGCCAGCGCCGCGGGCCCTACCCCGCCCTCAACGACGTGGTGGTCGGCCGCATGGGCCTGGGACGGGTGGTGCGCATCCGCGCGGAGATCGATGGGCGCTACTTCACCACCTACATCGGCGACGGGCTGATCGTCGCCACGCCCACGGGCAGCACCGCCTACGCCCTGGCCGCCGGCGGCCCCATCCTCCCCCCCGAGCTGAAGAACATCGTCCTGGTCCCCATCGCCCCCCACCTCAGCCTGGATCGCGCGGTGGTGCTGGATGAAGGGGCCCGTGTCTCCCTCACCGTGCACACCGAAGGCAAAGCCGCCCTGACCGTGGATGGAATGGGGGATTACCCGCTGGAAGAAGGGGACCGGGTGGAGATCGCCGCCGCTCCCTTCAGCGCCTGCTTCCTCCGCCTCCGGGATCGCTCGTATTTCTATCGCCTCCTCGCCGCTCGCCTGCGCCGCATGGTGGCCGACGAGGACGCCCGATAA
- the dprA gene encoding DNA-processing protein DprA, whose protein sequence is MALSPEELGYWLVFHRVMGIGPARFRALLQHFGDLRAAWEADEKAWQEAGLDRRTIQNLREARGRLRPEAELERVRRAGVTVLTWADPDYPPLLRRIPDPPPVLFLRGQLADADRWAVAIVGTRQPTGYGREAAQWFARELARTGIPIVSGLARGIDAIAHEAALKAGGRTLAVLPCGLDQVYPAAHAPLAARIVEQGALLSELPLGARVEAGNFPARNRLISGLAVGVLVVEAGPTSGALITAAHAAEQGREVFAIPGSIFSTASQGTNRLIRDGATPVTSPQELLEALNWSVTARQAEVQLQLPADPVEARLLELLGREPMHIDEIARAAGLPVAQVSSALTVMEIKGMVRHLGAQHYIRG, encoded by the coding sequence ATGGCGCTGTCGCCGGAGGAACTGGGCTACTGGCTGGTCTTCCACCGGGTGATGGGCATCGGGCCGGCACGCTTCCGCGCGCTGCTCCAGCATTTCGGAGACCTGCGGGCGGCGTGGGAGGCCGATGAGAAGGCCTGGCAGGAGGCCGGCCTGGACCGGCGCACAATCCAGAACCTCCGTGAAGCCCGGGGGCGGCTGCGTCCGGAGGCGGAGCTGGAGCGGGTGCGCCGGGCAGGCGTGACGGTGCTCACCTGGGCGGACCCGGATTACCCGCCCCTCCTGCGCCGCATCCCGGATCCCCCGCCGGTGCTTTTCCTGCGAGGGCAGCTCGCCGACGCCGATCGCTGGGCCGTGGCCATCGTGGGAACCCGTCAGCCGACGGGCTACGGGCGGGAGGCCGCCCAGTGGTTCGCCCGGGAGCTCGCCCGGACCGGGATCCCCATTGTGAGCGGCCTGGCCCGGGGGATCGACGCCATCGCCCATGAGGCGGCCCTGAAAGCGGGAGGGCGAACCCTGGCCGTGCTCCCCTGTGGGCTGGACCAGGTCTATCCGGCGGCGCACGCCCCGCTGGCCGCCCGCATCGTGGAGCAGGGCGCGCTGCTTTCCGAGCTTCCCCTGGGGGCGCGGGTGGAAGCGGGGAACTTCCCGGCCCGGAACCGGCTGATCAGCGGCCTGGCGGTGGGCGTGCTGGTGGTGGAGGCCGGCCCGACCAGCGGGGCGCTGATCACCGCCGCCCACGCCGCCGAGCAGGGCCGGGAGGTCTTCGCGATCCCGGGGAGCATCTTCTCCACAGCCAGCCAGGGGACCAATCGGCTGATTCGGGATGGGGCCACCCCGGTGACCTCCCCCCAGGAGCTCCTCGAGGCCCTCAACTGGTCGGTGACCGCCCGGCAAGCGGAGGTCCAGCTGCAGCTGCCCGCCGACCCGGTGGAGGCCCGCCTCCTGGAGCTGCTCGGACGGGAGCCCATGCACATCGATGAGATCGCCCGGGCCGCCGGCCTGCCCGTCGCCCAGGTCAGCAGCGCCCTCACCGTGATGGAGATCAAAGGGATGGTCCGCCACCTCGGCGCCCAGCATTATATCCGGGGATGA
- a CDS encoding glycosyltransferase, with product MKPRRWLFVSVPLWGHLDYGGYLDLAVALARRGERVLWASGSLVQEAVVRRGLPFVPLPSVGWRWLPPLPSDVPPMERARRRRERALEAWLQPEAHARALRALSSLIEAWRPDWIVAEPFAGVAAWAAERYELPLIVVGFPAGRWPAPATPEAQVEVEAARARLAEIAARLGLAGRYWRADPFPQITSPYAHVVFFPADWFVDLDRLDPQNRFFGGRRKASTVPPLPRSRPRVLITLGSTFTGDPAFFIGAARAVQALGGEPLLVLGRSPFAPGLREAVARALPDLPLWDWVDYAAVFPQLDLVIHHGGMGTTHAALVYGVPQLVVPHAGEQHLQARRVEAAGVGLSMRPAEATPLRWRQLIATLLQEPTFRDRAQMWAQRMEAAGGVEEAAAQLIESREP from the coding sequence ATGAAGCCACGGCGCTGGCTTTTTGTATCTGTTCCTCTGTGGGGCCACCTGGACTATGGGGGCTACCTGGATCTGGCGGTCGCCCTCGCCCGACGCGGGGAGCGGGTGCTGTGGGCCAGCGGATCCCTGGTGCAGGAAGCGGTGGTCCGCCGGGGCCTCCCCTTTGTCCCGCTGCCCTCCGTGGGCTGGCGATGGCTGCCCCCGCTCCCCTCGGATGTTCCTCCCATGGAGCGGGCGCGACGGCGTCGGGAGCGAGCGCTGGAGGCCTGGCTCCAGCCTGAAGCGCATGCGCGGGCGCTGCGCGCCCTGAGCTCCCTGATTGAAGCCTGGCGCCCGGATTGGATCGTGGCGGAGCCTTTCGCCGGCGTCGCGGCCTGGGCGGCGGAGCGATACGAGCTTCCTCTGATCGTCGTGGGGTTCCCCGCCGGGCGCTGGCCGGCCCCAGCCACTCCAGAGGCCCAGGTCGAGGTGGAAGCGGCCCGAGCCCGGCTGGCAGAAATCGCCGCCCGTCTCGGCCTGGCCGGCCGCTACTGGCGGGCGGACCCCTTCCCCCAGATCACCTCCCCATATGCCCACGTCGTTTTCTTCCCCGCCGACTGGTTCGTCGATCTGGACCGCCTGGATCCCCAGAACCGGTTCTTCGGGGGACGTCGGAAGGCCTCGACGGTTCCACCTCTCCCACGCTCGCGTCCCCGCGTCCTGATCACCCTGGGCAGCACCTTCACCGGGGATCCCGCCTTCTTCATCGGGGCGGCCCGCGCGGTGCAGGCCCTGGGCGGCGAGCCCCTCCTGGTCCTCGGGAGGAGCCCCTTCGCCCCCGGGCTTCGGGAGGCTGTGGCGCGGGCGCTTCCCGATCTCCCGCTCTGGGACTGGGTGGACTACGCGGCCGTGTTCCCGCAACTGGATCTGGTGATCCACCACGGGGGGATGGGGACCACCCATGCCGCTCTGGTTTACGGCGTCCCCCAGCTGGTGGTCCCGCATGCGGGGGAACAGCATCTGCAGGCCCGTCGGGTGGAAGCCGCGGGAGTCGGGCTTTCCATGCGGCCCGCCGAGGCCACCCCTCTCCGATGGCGGCAGCTCATCGCCACCCTGCTGCAGGAGCCCACCTTCCGGGATCGCGCACAGATGTGGGCGCAACGGATGGAGGCGGCCGGCGGCGTGGAGGAGGCCGCCGCGCAGCTGATCGAAAGCAGGGAGCCATAG
- a CDS encoding YgeY family selenium metabolism-linked hydrolase, with protein MAVEIVSAIRQAVEARREEILRFFFDIVAIPSYDAQIRAVGERVAEEMRRLGFEEVRFDVMGNILGRIGHGPRILVYDSHLDTVGIGDPEQWAWDPFRGRLEGDLFYARGTCDEKGSTPGMVYGLAIARDLGLLEGWTVYYFGNMEEWCDGLAPNVFVEVDPKIRPDAVVIGEPTGLRVYRGHRGRVELKVIAKGRSAHAASNWLGDNAIYKMLPVIAGIRDLDPRLKSHEFLGKGTITVTMIESRTPSINAVPDECTIYIDRRLTFGETKEEALAQVESCIPPEHRESIRVEILRYEDPSYTGFRYPVEKYFPAWAMEESHPLVQAGQATIEALWGERRPTGKWDFSTNGTYWAGKAGIPSIGFGPGDETYAHRVDEHISLSEVVEATAFYALFPSMLRNALSASRGV; from the coding sequence ATGGCCGTCGAGATCGTATCTGCCATCCGACAGGCGGTGGAAGCCCGCCGGGAGGAGATCCTGCGCTTCTTCTTCGACATCGTGGCCATCCCCAGCTACGACGCTCAGATTCGGGCGGTTGGGGAGCGGGTCGCCGAGGAGATGCGCCGCCTGGGCTTCGAGGAGGTCCGCTTCGACGTCATGGGCAACATCCTGGGCCGCATCGGCCACGGCCCACGGATCCTGGTCTACGACAGCCACCTGGACACCGTGGGCATCGGGGACCCGGAGCAGTGGGCTTGGGATCCCTTCCGGGGACGGCTGGAGGGCGATCTCTTCTATGCCCGAGGGACCTGCGACGAGAAAGGATCCACCCCCGGCATGGTCTACGGGCTGGCCATCGCCCGGGACCTGGGCTTGCTGGAGGGATGGACAGTGTATTACTTCGGCAATATGGAGGAATGGTGCGACGGCCTGGCCCCCAACGTCTTTGTGGAGGTGGATCCGAAGATCCGCCCGGACGCGGTGGTGATCGGGGAGCCCACAGGCCTGCGGGTCTATCGGGGCCATCGTGGGCGGGTGGAGCTGAAGGTAATAGCCAAGGGACGCAGCGCCCACGCCGCCTCCAACTGGCTGGGGGACAACGCCATCTACAAGATGCTCCCGGTCATCGCTGGCATCCGCGACCTGGACCCCCGGCTGAAGTCGCACGAGTTCCTGGGGAAGGGCACGATCACCGTCACCATGATCGAAAGCCGCACGCCCTCCATCAACGCCGTCCCCGACGAATGCACCATCTACATCGACCGCCGGCTGACCTTTGGGGAGACCAAGGAGGAAGCCCTGGCCCAGGTGGAGTCCTGCATCCCGCCGGAGCATCGGGAGAGCATCCGCGTGGAGATCCTCCGCTATGAGGACCCCAGCTACACGGGCTTCCGGTATCCGGTGGAGAAATACTTCCCCGCCTGGGCCATGGAGGAATCCCATCCCCTGGTGCAGGCCGGGCAGGCGACCATCGAGGCCCTGTGGGGGGAGCGGCGGCCCACCGGGAAGTGGGATTTCTCCACCAACGGCACCTACTGGGCCGGGAAAGCCGGCATCCCCAGCATCGGCTTCGGCCCGGGGGATGAAACCTACGCCCATCGGGTGGATGAGCACATCTCCCTCAGCGAGGTGGTGGAAGCCACCGCCTTCTACGCCCTCTTCCCCTCCATGCTGCGGAACGCCCTGAGCGCCTCGCGGGGCGTGTGA